A genomic region of Pseudomonas migulae contains the following coding sequences:
- a CDS encoding aminoacyl-tRNA deacylase and HDOD domain-containing protein, with protein MTEAALVPETPHAPSVIRLLLAKLGIAYEEVLDHHGLNASRKVQAVLLDDAVGALMVLFPQSQLLDLNRLAELTGRRLAAVSTERLEKMLGKHSLSLLPGLPALTSSPCLYEESLLREPKLLINSGEPGVLLEITSEDFKTMLTKASAANFGENLTSIRPNLDRPDDDREEITQAVQAFTARRIQQRLEATIEIPPLAETAQKIIKLRVDPNATIDDITGVVETDPALAAQVVSWAASPYYASPGKIRSVEDAIVRVLGFDLVINLALGLALGKTLSLPKDHPQHTTPYWQQSIYTAAVIEGLTRAMPRAQRPEAGLTYLAGLLHNFGYLLLAHVFPPHFSLICRHLEVNPHLCHSFVEQHLLGISREQIGSWLMRYWDMPDELATALRFQHDPSYDGAYAEYPNLVCLAVRLLRSRGIGSGPDEDIPDALLERVGLTRDKANDVVSKVLEAEVLLRELASQFSQA; from the coding sequence ATGACTGAAGCTGCCCTCGTCCCCGAAACCCCGCACGCTCCGTCTGTTATTCGGCTGCTGCTCGCCAAACTGGGCATCGCCTACGAAGAAGTCCTCGACCACCACGGCCTGAACGCCTCGCGCAAAGTGCAGGCGGTATTGCTCGACGACGCCGTCGGCGCGCTGATGGTGCTGTTTCCGCAAAGCCAGTTGCTCGACCTCAATCGTCTCGCCGAACTCACCGGCCGCCGCCTCGCGGCCGTGTCGACCGAGCGCCTGGAAAAAATGCTCGGCAAACACAGCCTGAGCCTGCTGCCCGGCCTGCCGGCGCTGACCAGCTCGCCGTGCCTGTACGAAGAAAGCCTGCTGCGCGAACCGAAGTTGCTGATCAACTCGGGCGAGCCAGGTGTGCTGCTGGAAATCACCAGCGAAGACTTCAAGACCATGCTGACCAAGGCCAGCGCCGCCAACTTCGGCGAAAACCTGACCAGCATCCGCCCGAACCTCGACCGCCCCGACGATGACCGCGAGGAAATCACCCAGGCCGTCCAGGCGTTCACCGCTCGGCGCATCCAGCAACGCCTGGAAGCCACCATCGAAATTCCGCCGCTGGCCGAGACCGCGCAGAAAATCATCAAGTTGCGCGTCGACCCCAATGCCACCATCGACGACATCACCGGAGTCGTCGAAACCGACCCGGCGTTGGCCGCACAAGTTGTGAGCTGGGCAGCGTCGCCGTACTACGCGTCGCCGGGCAAGATTCGCTCCGTGGAAGACGCGATCGTTCGCGTGCTGGGTTTCGACCTGGTGATCAACCTGGCGCTGGGACTGGCCCTGGGCAAAACCCTCAGCCTGCCCAAAGACCACCCGCAACACACCACGCCGTACTGGCAGCAATCGATCTACACCGCCGCCGTCATCGAAGGCCTGACCCGCGCCATGCCCCGCGCCCAGCGCCCGGAAGCCGGCCTGACCTATCTCGCCGGCCTGCTGCACAACTTCGGCTACTTGCTGCTGGCCCACGTCTTCCCGCCACACTTCTCGCTGATCTGCCGCCACCTGGAGGTCAACCCGCACCTGTGCCACAGCTTTGTGGAGCAACACCTGCTGGGTATCAGTCGTGAACAGATCGGTTCATGGCTGATGCGCTACTGGGACATGCCCGACGAACTGGCCACCGCGCTGCGCTTCCAGCACGACCCGAGCTATGACGGTGCCTACGCTGAATACCCAAACCTCGTGTGCCTGGCCGTACGCCTGCTGCGCAGCCGCGGCATCGGCTCCGGCCCGGATGAAGACATCCCTGACGCCCTGCTGGAGCGCGTCGGCCTGACCCGCGACAAAGCCAACGACGTCGTCAGCAAAGTCCTCGAAGCTGAAGTGCTGCTGCGCGAACTCGCGTCGCAATTCAGCCAAGCCTAA
- a CDS encoding energy transducer TonB family protein: MITTRHKLTRYSGSLAVVLGVHALAIALAMNWTARPPIELPPQAMMVELAPVPAPPPPAPPKVITPPQPPAPVEELPIPKLAEVPKAEITVPKPVKPKPKPQPPKPVEKKPEPPKEKPSEEKPADTQPTQAPTEKSAQPAPGPSPAQQAAKASWQGTLLAHLAKYKKYPASAQARGKEGLNRLRFVVDAEGNVLSFELVGRSGNADLDRATLEMIRRAQPLPKPPADMLNNGSIEIVAPFVYSLERRR; the protein is encoded by the coding sequence ATGATCACGACGCGCCATAAGCTGACGCGTTACAGCGGGAGCCTGGCCGTGGTGCTGGGCGTCCATGCGCTGGCCATTGCGCTGGCGATGAACTGGACCGCACGGCCACCCATCGAGCTGCCGCCGCAGGCGATGATGGTCGAACTGGCGCCGGTTCCGGCCCCGCCACCGCCGGCACCGCCGAAGGTGATAACGCCGCCACAACCACCTGCTCCGGTGGAAGAACTGCCGATCCCGAAACTGGCCGAAGTGCCGAAGGCCGAGATTACCGTACCGAAACCGGTCAAACCCAAGCCGAAGCCTCAGCCGCCCAAGCCTGTGGAGAAAAAGCCGGAGCCGCCGAAGGAAAAACCGTCCGAGGAAAAACCGGCCGACACTCAACCGACCCAGGCACCGACGGAGAAATCCGCACAACCGGCACCGGGCCCATCGCCCGCGCAGCAGGCCGCCAAGGCCAGCTGGCAAGGGACGCTGCTCGCTCACCTGGCCAAGTACAAAAAGTACCCGGCCAGTGCTCAGGCGCGGGGCAAGGAAGGTTTGAACCGACTGCGCTTCGTGGTGGATGCTGAAGGCAACGTGTTGTCGTTCGAACTGGTGGGCCGCTCCGGCAACGCCGATCTGGATCGGGCGACCCTGGAAATGATCCGCCGCGCTCAACCGCTGCCCAAGCCGCCGGCCGACATGCTGAACAACGGCTCGATCGAAATCGTTGCACCGTTTGTTTACTCGCTGGAACGTCGCCGCTAG
- the exbD gene encoding TonB system transport protein ExbD, whose protein sequence is MGLHLKEGADDDLAENHEINVTPFIDVMLVLLIIFMVAAPLATVDIKVDLPASSAKPAPRPEKPVFLSVKADQRLFLGEDEVKAEALGATLDARTKGKKDTTIFFQADKGVDYGDLMSVMDNLRSAGYLKVGLVGLETAVKK, encoded by the coding sequence ATGGGCCTGCATTTGAAAGAAGGCGCAGACGACGATCTGGCCGAGAACCACGAAATCAACGTCACGCCGTTCATCGACGTGATGCTGGTGCTGTTGATCATCTTCATGGTGGCCGCCCCGTTGGCCACCGTGGACATCAAGGTCGACCTGCCCGCCTCCAGCGCCAAACCGGCGCCGCGTCCGGAGAAACCGGTGTTCCTCAGCGTCAAGGCTGACCAGCGCCTGTTCCTCGGCGAAGACGAAGTGAAGGCCGAAGCCCTCGGCGCCACGCTCGACGCCAGGACCAAGGGCAAGAAAGACACGACGATCTTCTTCCAGGCCGATAAAGGCGTGGACTATGGCGACCTGATGAGCGTGATGGATAACCTGCGTTCCGCGGGCTACCTGAAGGTGGGTCTGGTCGGACTCGAGACGGCAGTCAAGAAATGA
- a CDS encoding IS3 family transposase produces the protein MIDELDEQYGVNNCCRVFGVNRSSFYAWRQRQGKVNPEREKLKAVLVKHHRASRESAGARTLAKELQADGHRVGRYMARSLMREAGIASRQRRRHKYKSPGVEALVAPHVLKRKFDVTAVNQVWCGDVTYIKVGKRWLYFAAVLDLYARRIVGWSFSMISDATLTCEALRMAVELRSRPKDVLFHSDQGCQYTSHKFRNELLAHGLRQSMSRKGECWDNAPMERFFGSLKSEWVPETGYGSEHEARADVQRYVSRYNIARPHSYNDYRPPVTMERLAA, from the coding sequence TTTTGGTGTCAACCGCAGCAGCTTTTACGCCTGGCGTCAGCGCCAAGGCAAAGTGAACCCTGAGCGGGAGAAGCTCAAGGCCGTGCTGGTTAAGCATCACAGGGCGTCGAGGGAGTCTGCGGGCGCACGCACCTTGGCCAAAGAGCTGCAAGCTGATGGACATCGTGTCGGGCGGTACATGGCCCGCAGCTTGATGCGCGAAGCTGGTATCGCCAGCCGTCAGCGCCGGCGCCATAAGTACAAATCGCCCGGCGTTGAGGCGTTGGTGGCGCCGCACGTCCTCAAGCGCAAGTTTGATGTCACGGCGGTCAATCAGGTGTGGTGCGGGGACGTGACGTATATCAAGGTCGGTAAGCGGTGGCTGTATTTCGCGGCGGTTCTGGATTTGTACGCCCGCCGGATCGTGGGCTGGTCGTTTTCGATGATCTCCGATGCCACCCTGACCTGCGAAGCCTTGCGGATGGCGGTTGAGTTGCGCAGTCGCCCAAAAGACGTACTGTTTCACTCAGACCAAGGTTGTCAGTACACCAGCCATAAGTTCAGGAATGAGCTGCTGGCACACGGGCTCCGGCAAAGCATGAGCCGTAAGGGCGAGTGCTGGGACAACGCTCCGATGGAGCGCTTCTTTGGCAGTTTGAAATCAGAGTGGGTGCCCGAAACAGGCTACGGATCGGAACATGAGGCCCGAGCGGATGTGCAGCGCTATGTCTCGCGCTACAACATCGCCAGGCCTCACAGTTACAACGACTACCGGCCGCCAGTCACGATGGAGAGACTGGCGGCGTAA
- the recG gene encoding ATP-dependent DNA helicase RecG: MTELSQVSVTALKGVGEAMAEKLAKVGLENLQDVLFHLPLRYQDRTRVVPIGHLRPGQDAVIEGTVSGADVVMGRRRSLVVRLQDGTGGLSLRFYHFSNAQKEGLKRGTRIRCYGEARPGASGLEIYHPEYRAITGDEPPPVDETLTPVYPLTEGLTQQRLRQLCMQTLTMLGPTSLPDWLPTELARDYQLAPLADAIRYLHHPPADADVDELALGHHWAQHRLAFEELLTHQLSQQRLRESMRSLRAPAMPKATTLPAKYLANLGFAPTGAQQRVGNEIAYDLSQHEPMLRLIQGDVGAGKTVVAALAALQALEAGYQVALMAPTEILAEQHFITFKRWLEPLGIEVAWLAGKLKGKNRVAALEQIASGTPMVVGTHALFQDEVKFKNLALVIIDEQHRFGVQQRLALRQKGVGGRMCPHQLIMTATPIPRTLAMSAYADLDTSILDELPPGRTPVNTVLVTDTRRVEVIERVRGACAEGRQAYWVCTLIEESEELTCQAAETTFEDLTAALGELKVGLIHGRMKPVEKAAVMAEFKAGNLQLLVATTVIEVGVDVPNASLMIIENPERLGLAQLHQLRGRVGRGSAASHCVLLYHPPLSQIGRQRLGIMRETNDGFVIAEKDLELRGPGEMLGTRQTGLLQFKVADLMRDADLLPAVRDAAQALLERWPDHVSPLLDRWLRHGQQYGQV, translated from the coding sequence ATGACCGAGTTGTCGCAAGTGTCGGTCACGGCACTCAAGGGTGTCGGCGAGGCCATGGCCGAGAAACTGGCCAAGGTCGGCCTGGAGAATCTTCAGGACGTGCTGTTCCACCTGCCGCTGCGCTATCAGGACCGCACCCGAGTGGTCCCGATCGGCCATTTACGACCCGGACAGGACGCCGTGATCGAAGGCACCGTCAGCGGCGCCGACGTGGTCATGGGCCGTCGCCGCAGCCTGGTCGTGCGCTTGCAGGACGGCACTGGCGGGCTCAGCCTGCGCTTCTACCATTTCAGCAACGCCCAGAAAGAAGGCCTCAAACGCGGCACGCGGATTCGCTGCTACGGCGAAGCGCGGCCCGGTGCGTCGGGGCTGGAAATCTACCACCCGGAATACCGCGCCATCACCGGCGACGAGCCGCCGCCGGTGGATGAAACCCTGACGCCGGTCTACCCGCTCACCGAAGGCCTGACCCAGCAGCGCTTGCGCCAGTTGTGCATGCAAACCCTGACGATGCTCGGCCCGACCAGCCTGCCCGACTGGCTGCCGACCGAACTGGCGCGGGACTATCAACTGGCGCCGCTGGCCGATGCGATTCGCTACCTGCATCACCCGCCGGCCGATGCCGACGTCGACGAACTCGCCCTCGGCCATCACTGGGCCCAGCACCGTCTGGCCTTCGAAGAGCTGTTGACCCATCAACTGTCGCAGCAACGCCTGCGCGAGAGCATGCGCTCCCTGCGCGCGCCAGCCATGCCGAAAGCCACGACGCTTCCGGCCAAGTATCTGGCCAATCTGGGTTTCGCACCGACTGGCGCGCAACAGCGCGTCGGCAACGAAATCGCCTACGACCTCAGTCAGCACGAACCGATGCTGCGCTTGATTCAGGGCGACGTCGGCGCCGGTAAAACCGTGGTCGCCGCCCTCGCCGCGCTCCAGGCACTGGAAGCGGGTTATCAAGTCGCGTTGATGGCGCCCACCGAGATCCTCGCCGAGCAGCACTTCATCACCTTCAAGCGCTGGCTCGAACCGCTGGGCATTGAAGTCGCGTGGCTGGCTGGCAAGCTCAAAGGAAAGAACCGCGTGGCTGCGCTCGAGCAAATCGCCAGCGGCACACCGATGGTGGTCGGCACTCACGCGCTGTTTCAGGACGAAGTGAAGTTCAAGAACCTCGCGCTGGTGATCATCGACGAACAGCACCGTTTCGGCGTCCAACAGCGTTTGGCATTACGGCAAAAAGGTGTCGGCGGGCGGATGTGTCCCCATCAACTGATCATGACCGCCACACCGATCCCGCGAACGCTGGCCATGAGTGCCTACGCCGACCTCGACACCTCGATCCTCGACGAACTGCCGCCCGGCCGAACACCGGTCAACACAGTGCTGGTCACCGACACCCGGCGCGTCGAAGTCATCGAACGGGTGCGCGGCGCCTGCGCCGAAGGGCGTCAGGCCTATTGGGTGTGCACGCTGATCGAAGAGTCGGAAGAGTTGACCTGCCAAGCGGCGGAAACCACCTTTGAGGACCTCACCGCCGCCCTCGGCGAATTGAAGGTCGGGCTGATCCACGGCCGCATGAAGCCTGTCGAGAAAGCGGCCGTGATGGCCGAATTCAAGGCCGGCAACCTGCAACTGCTGGTCGCCACCACCGTCATCGAAGTGGGCGTGGACGTGCCGAACGCCAGCCTGATGATCATCGAAAACCCCGAGCGCCTCGGCCTCGCGCAGTTGCACCAATTGCGCGGGCGTGTCGGGCGAGGCAGTGCCGCCAGCCATTGCGTGCTGCTCTACCATCCGCCGCTGTCACAGATTGGCCGTCAGCGTTTGGGCATCATGCGCGAGACCAACGACGGTTTTGTCATCGCCGAAAAAGACCTCGAACTGCGCGGCCCCGGCGAAATGCTCGGCACGCGCCAGACCGGCCTGCTGCAATTCAAGGTCGCCGACCTGATGCGCGACGCCGATCTTCTACCCGCCGTGCGCGACGCCGCCCAGGCATTGCTGGAGCGCTGGCCGGATCACGTCAGCCCGCTGCTCGACCGCTGGCTGCGCCATGGGCAGCAATACGGCCAAGTGTGA
- a CDS encoding SDR family oxidoreductase yields MSAPSVLIAGCGDVGSRLATQLLAAGWEVHGLRRDISRLPEGVIGVAGDLFNKDCPETWPVGAVDYLVYCAAATDHDEAGYRAAYVEGLQHVLEWLDDYGQVPNRLLFVSSSSVYGQQDGEWVDETSPTIATGYSGRLMLEAEQVALNSGIPASIVRLTGIYGPGREWLLIQVRRGYRVAIDPPLYGNRIHADDAAGLMAFLLEADRRGVALDNVYIGVDDAPAPLAEVVDWLREYLGVTEWSEDASVRRTGSKQCSNARAKALGWTPKYSSYREGYAAILEGRC; encoded by the coding sequence ATGTCCGCGCCATCTGTTTTGATCGCCGGCTGCGGTGATGTCGGCAGCCGACTGGCCACCCAATTGCTGGCTGCAGGGTGGGAGGTCCATGGCCTGCGACGCGACATTTCGCGCCTGCCCGAGGGCGTGATCGGTGTTGCCGGCGATTTGTTCAACAAGGACTGTCCGGAAACCTGGCCGGTCGGCGCGGTGGATTACCTGGTGTATTGCGCCGCCGCCACCGATCACGATGAAGCCGGTTACCGCGCCGCTTATGTCGAGGGCTTGCAGCATGTGCTTGAGTGGCTGGACGACTACGGGCAGGTGCCCAATCGCCTGCTGTTCGTTTCCAGCAGTAGCGTTTACGGCCAGCAGGACGGCGAGTGGGTCGACGAAACATCGCCGACCATCGCTACCGGCTATTCGGGTCGACTGATGCTGGAAGCTGAGCAGGTGGCGCTCAACAGTGGCATCCCGGCGAGCATCGTGCGCTTGACCGGTATTTATGGCCCGGGCCGTGAATGGCTGCTGATTCAGGTGCGTCGCGGCTATCGCGTGGCGATCGATCCGCCGTTGTACGGCAACCGCATTCACGCGGATGACGCGGCGGGGTTGATGGCGTTTTTGCTTGAGGCGGATCGGCGTGGTGTGGCGCTGGATAACGTCTATATCGGTGTCGACGATGCGCCGGCGCCGCTGGCCGAAGTGGTGGACTGGCTGCGTGAATATCTGGGCGTGACTGAATGGTCCGAGGATGCGAGCGTGCGGCGTACGGGCAGTAAGCAGTGCAGCAATGCGCGGGCGAAGGCCTTGGGCTGGACGCCGAAGTACTCAAGCTATCGCGAAGGTTACGCCGCGATTCTCGAAGGCCGCTGCTGA
- the exbB gene encoding tonB-system energizer ExbB, whose product MTRNQFPASPTKRPRAWSAVAALLLSLMLAPTAAFADAQAPATPTSPAAAAAPAPADHAAPVATDPAQAVDTTAEDAPEVLEADNTLGMAHDLSPWGMYQNADIIVKIVMIGLAIASIITWTIWIAKGFELMGAKRRLRTEIVHLKKATTLKEASASATKAGTLANLLVHDALEEMRLSTNSREKEGIKERVAFRLERLVAACGRNMSSGTGVLATIGSTAPFVGLFGTVWGIMNSFIGIAKTQTTNLAVVAPGIAEALLATALGLVAAIPAVVIYNVFARSIAGYKAQVSDASAEVLLLVSRDLDHQPERSSQPHMVKVG is encoded by the coding sequence ATGACACGCAATCAATTCCCCGCTTCGCCAACCAAACGACCTCGCGCCTGGAGCGCGGTGGCCGCCCTGCTGCTCAGCCTGATGCTGGCGCCAACCGCCGCCTTCGCTGACGCACAAGCGCCAGCTACCCCAACCAGCCCGGCTGCTGCTGCCGCACCTGCTCCAGCCGATCACGCTGCACCGGTTGCCACCGACCCGGCCCAGGCCGTAGACACCACCGCCGAAGACGCTCCTGAAGTCCTCGAAGCCGACAATACCCTGGGCATGGCCCATGACCTGTCGCCGTGGGGCATGTACCAGAACGCCGACATCATCGTGAAAATCGTGATGATCGGCCTGGCCATCGCGTCGATCATCACCTGGACCATCTGGATCGCCAAGGGTTTCGAGCTGATGGGCGCCAAGCGTCGTCTGCGCACCGAAATCGTCCACCTGAAAAAAGCCACCACCCTCAAGGAAGCCAGCGCGTCCGCCACCAAGGCCGGCACTCTCGCCAACCTGCTGGTGCATGACGCGCTGGAAGAAATGCGCCTGTCGACCAACAGCCGCGAAAAAGAAGGCATCAAGGAACGTGTCGCCTTCCGCCTCGAACGTCTGGTTGCCGCCTGCGGTCGCAACATGAGCAGCGGCACCGGCGTACTCGCCACCATCGGTTCCACCGCGCCGTTCGTGGGTCTGTTCGGCACCGTGTGGGGCATCATGAACAGCTTCATCGGCATCGCCAAAACCCAGACCACCAACCTCGCCGTCGTCGCTCCCGGCATCGCCGAAGCCCTGCTGGCCACGGCGCTGGGCCTGGTCGCTGCGATTCCAGCCGTTGTGATCTACAACGTGTTTGCCCGCTCCATCGCCGGTTACAAGGCACAAGTGTCCGACGCCTCGGCAGAAGTCCTGCTGCTGGTCAGCCGCGACCTCGACCACCAGCCTGAGCGCAGCTCGCAACCGCACATGGTGAAAGTGGGGTAA
- a CDS encoding hydrogen peroxide-inducible genes activator — protein sequence MTLTELRYIVTLAQEQHFGHAAERCHVSQPTLSVGVKKLEDELGVLIFERSKSAVRLTPVGEGIVAQAQKVLEQAQGIRELAQAGKNQLTAPLKVGAIYTVGPYLFPHLIPQLHRVAPQMPLYIEENFTHVLRDKLRNGELDAIIIALPFNEADVLTLQLYDEPFYVLMPAQHPWTQKESIDAALLNDKSLLLLGEGHCFRDQVLEACPTLTKGNDGAKHTTVESSSLETIRHMVASGLGISILPLSAVDSHHYAPGVIEVRPLTPPVPFRTVAIAWRASFPRPKAIEILADSIRLCSVAKPPAPVVAA from the coding sequence ATGACTCTTACAGAATTACGCTACATCGTTACCCTCGCCCAAGAGCAGCACTTCGGCCACGCCGCCGAGCGTTGCCACGTCAGTCAGCCGACCCTGTCGGTGGGCGTGAAAAAGCTTGAAGACGAACTCGGTGTGCTGATCTTCGAGCGCAGCAAGAGCGCCGTGCGCCTGACCCCGGTCGGCGAAGGCATCGTCGCCCAGGCACAGAAAGTCCTGGAACAGGCCCAAGGCATCCGCGAACTGGCCCAGGCCGGCAAGAACCAGCTGACCGCCCCGCTGAAAGTCGGCGCGATCTACACCGTCGGCCCGTACCTGTTTCCGCACCTGATCCCGCAACTGCACCGGGTCGCCCCGCAGATGCCGTTGTACATCGAAGAAAACTTCACCCACGTGCTGCGCGACAAACTGCGCAACGGCGAGCTCGACGCGATCATCATCGCCCTGCCGTTCAACGAAGCCGACGTGCTGACCCTGCAGCTCTACGACGAGCCGTTCTACGTTCTGATGCCGGCCCAGCACCCGTGGACGCAAAAAGAATCCATCGACGCCGCCCTGCTCAACGACAAGAGTCTGCTGCTGCTCGGCGAAGGCCACTGCTTCCGCGACCAAGTGCTGGAAGCTTGCCCGACGCTGACCAAAGGCAACGACGGCGCCAAGCACACCACGGTGGAATCCAGCTCACTGGAAACCATTCGCCACATGGTCGCGTCGGGGCTCGGGATTTCGATCCTGCCGCTCTCGGCAGTCGACAGCCACCACTACGCCCCCGGCGTGATCGAAGTGCGCCCACTGACACCGCCGGTGCCGTTCCGCACCGTGGCCATCGCCTGGCGCGCGAGCTTCCCGCGGCCGAAGGCGATTGAAATTCTCGCTGACTCCATTCGCCTGTGCTCGGTGGCCAAACCGCCCGCGCCGGTGGTTGCGGCTTAA
- a CDS encoding DUF6124 family protein: MIKPTPNPPEHEDTSPYESFDSKKLHEAAERALDLHLGTPADKKPKRRNGDLFIVAPDLHTETILANASEDLLSISAIAADLADSVEGSRRSVALALSRMAVGVHLLVERALDHIDSPDPAEHRAKV, encoded by the coding sequence ATGATCAAGCCAACACCCAATCCTCCAGAACACGAAGACACATCCCCCTACGAATCCTTCGATTCGAAAAAACTCCACGAAGCCGCCGAGCGCGCCCTCGATCTTCACCTCGGCACCCCTGCGGATAAAAAACCTAAACGTCGCAATGGCGACCTCTTCATTGTCGCTCCCGACCTCCACACCGAAACCATCCTGGCCAACGCCTCAGAAGACCTGCTGTCCATCAGCGCCATCGCCGCCGACCTGGCCGACAGTGTAGAAGGCTCACGCCGCTCCGTCGCACTGGCACTCAGCAGAATGGCGGTCGGTGTGCATCTGTTAGTGGAGCGAGCTCTGGACCATATTGATTCGCCGGATCCGGCGGAGCATCGGGCGAAGGTGTAG